Below is a window of Danio rerio strain Tuebingen ecotype United States chromosome 11, GRCz12tu, whole genome shotgun sequence DNA.
attttatatatgtaaaattctTATGAACTATTATGTCACatgtgtaatttgcatatatttctatatatcagatttctattttaGGATCTGGGTTTCCATCTTTCTGGTCTTGTGGGTTTGGTTCTCCTCTACATCACAGTGGTGTTTTCATAAGTCAAAAATCTTGGAAACAACCTTCTGTCAATGTGAATCCAGGCCTGATATTGCTGTGATTGGGCTTTCTCACATACATACAGTAATGTCAGATATGAAAACATTGTCTGTAAAAGTGGTACATGGAACAAAGTaaccataaatataaaaaattaaggaTGAATAAAGATGTCATCTATAGATAATGTAGTTCAGTTGGGTCATCTTCTGTGGTAACTGATGTCATTTGATCTATCCTGATTATTTCATCATCTAAACATGTAATATTGTACAAAAGTTTCCATACATCCAGAGTAATGCAACAGTTAATTATAATTTTGAGTGCTTGTATCAGTTGATAATAACATCATGTGAAGTAAATGAATACATGGTTATTTCAATTGTAATgtttgagttgcattttgaaatggGATCAGTTTGAAGTTTAATTGTGTTATATTGAAAAGGTGATCTGAGTTCAATGAACAAAGTATTTTTgacttgtgtgtgttttatccaaGCATTTGAAAAAAGAGTTAAGGGTTTTGCAAAAAAATTAGCAATTTTAGCAATGGTTGTGAATTTTGTatctagagttttgaaaattgacacctgggcccggtttttcaaaagtaatccactaggattttggataaggaattggatcaaatcttgaaaatgggtttttcaaaggaaaaaacggattacctaatcggattagatcacgtaatctaatcttggttttgatccggatcaaacctttactttgggtttttcagaccttttttgtaagATTTGGATATTTTTGGATCACACattatcttacgagatatactattgattcataaggttttaattttatttgttcatccatcaggctatagtgattattggctttaacgtattcagcctttcagtataggcctccagcaaagtagaaatagcttggcccaataaaataatcccccaaacagctgtgaaAATTGACCAAATCAATacattttattgtcaataattgatatctatattcatcacaatggaaaatatttttgtttttagaatatttattagtgatgcatgcaatgattacagaataaccaaaaaaaaaaaaagtgcaaagaatggcaatgactgattttagaaatctctttcaacaattgcaaaaagagactgaaagggcagaagcacagcttcatctggcagaggaacaactgactccaaactgcagcaaaccaaggccagacttcagatccgcctcctaaagggtacgctcagacaagctgctctctccacatcagatgaggaagtctgaaattattgtggagtttttgacattaagtctttttttttatctacatctatatttgaaacttgttataaatatcctcaatgtacagtgttgtaggtctcagatgagcggactgctggaagaggatggggtggggtttttcttgtttttattatttattattattattttattatttattaaattttcttagttttcattttaaataaaaataaagttatatctaCCCCaaactggctattctacttgttgctctttacacaggcctatctatttatctacattgggattgagcactggtaatccagatttagtgatcctgaaaagttcctatccggatcagattgatccaatccgatgttgctttgaaaaactggctcaaaaagtaagctggattacgttatcacggatcgcaaaaacaggattactaaatccagaTCAATTTGAtgcggattaaaccttttgaaaaaccgggcccagggcccggtttttcaaaagtaatccactaggattttggataagggattggatcaaatcttgaaaatgggtttatCAATAGaaaaaaacggattacctaatcggattagatcacgtaatctaatcttggttttgatccggatcaaacctttagtttgggtttttcagaccttttttgtaggatctggatcactttgatccaaaaaacctggattaaactgatcccatcagaagggtggatttagcgtggatttcatgcctaaaatgtaatgaaaacttaaaaaatgtattaaataatactatttttggatcatgcagtatcttacgatatatactatttattcataaggttttaattttatttgttcatccgtcaggctatagtgattattggctttaatgtatttagcctttcagtataggcctccAGCAacgtagaaagagtttggcctcataaaataatcccccaaacagctgtgaaaattgaccaaaaacaatcaattttattttgtctctaattgatatatatattcatcacaatgaaaaatatttttctttttagaatatttattagtgatgcatgcaatgattacagaataaacaaaaaatgcaaagaatggcaatgactgattttttaaatctctttcaacaattgcaaaaagagactgaaagggcagaagcacagcttcgtctggcgggggaacaactgactctgaccaaactgcagcaaaccaaggccaaggacatgagatccgcctcctaaaagctacgctcagacaagctgctctctccacatcagatgaggaagtctgagattattgtggagtttttgacattaagtcttttttttatttacatctatatttgaaacttattataaatatcctcaatgtacagtgttttagGTCTCAGATGAGTGGAATGCTGGAAGAGGATGCggtgttgtttttcttgtttttcttatttattattattattaatttaatatttattaagttttcatttaaaaaaaataaagttatgttgaccccacgctggctattctacttgtcgctctttacatatctatagttctacattgtgatttcttatcctgtttgagcactggtaatccagatttagtgatcctgaaaagttcctatccggatcagttTGATCCAATTCGATGTTGCtctgaaaaactggctcaaaatgtaagctggattacgtgatcacggatcgcaaaaacagaattactaaatctggataaatttgatccggattaaaccttttgaaaaaacgGGCCCAGGGCCTggttttttaaaagtaatccactaggattttggataagggattggatcaaatcttgaaaattgtttttttaaaagaaaaaacgaattacataatcggattagatcacgtaatctaatcttggttttgatccagatcaaacctttagtttgggttttccagatcttttttgtaggatctggatcattTTGATCCAAAAAATCTGGATAAtgatttcctatcctgtttgagcactggtaatccagatttagtgatcctgaaaagttcctatccggatcagattgatccaattcgatgttgctttgaaaaactggctcaaaaagtaagctggattacgtgatcaaggatcgcaaaaacagaattactaaatctggatcaatttgatccggattaaaccttttgaaaaaccgggcccagcaGCTGACCGTTACAGATACAGCATGCAGCACCGAGGACCGTCTATCTCTACAGCTTCAGACAGGGTTTTATGACAACCTTTGTAAATGTTTGCAATTAGGAATCCTTCTGCAGAAGACATGTCAGTGTTTGACGTAAACTGTTATTTTATGAAACATTTAATGTTGCgtgtttatatgcatatttttatatataataaatgaatacacatttaaatacatatgtttgtgtgtttttgtttctctgCTGAAGCACCGCAGTAAAAATTATCTTAGGGTCTCCTTTTGACCAGCACCAACTCTGGTTAGTGGGTTCCCACTTAGGAAGAggtcaaatttcatttttactgttgatcatcagttggcaccattaaatACTTTACATTGCCCCGTACAAAAGCGTGTCTgatttttatatggagttctgtgGAGTAAAACTGCAATTTATAGAGTACATGCATAagtacacttactatgtttactatgttctgacaGCTGAGGTGCCTATTTTGTATTTTCTCCTACACATCAATATATGTGTGTAAAAGTCTCTCTTACAACCTCACACACTCACTAAACACCAAATAAAAGCAAGAAATCAAGCTTTTTTGAACTGTAACTGATGATCACCAGCAAAAATCACAAatcttacctcttcccaacaggaaaaaccaccaacaatcaagaatgcatgattatacgcTGTCATGAcgttgcatttaaaaataatggaaatcatttgggcaaaaacagccatgaacacAATGAAAGGGTGATAAATTTgctcagagtgtattgttgagtttttaaaaaattctaaaagtattttcccaaaatatgtgtcaacaagactttgtcaccaaaaatcatcccatttgctgaaccacagagaaagttgttggtaaattaagcctcaaaatcagcccagagtggaccAAAACTTCACCAACAGCACAAAAGGGTTAAACACCCCCAAATCCTTGATGGCATGGTTCTAAGAGGcagtgctcacttctggacacaGGGGCAAGTGTAGCAAGTAGCAAGTGGAGATGTTTTGAACCTTCAGCTGACAGCCAGTGTAAGTGGAGAGGTAAGAGAGGTGTGACGTGGGCTCTCTTGGGATCATTGAAGACCAGATGAGCTGCAACATTTTGTTTGGCCAGGATTGattagatgagcatgtcatcggtgtaaaccagagatgcccaaactagggcccgtgggccaaagtgGATCcacggtaacctttgatttggccccccatcccatctgagaagagagggagaatgatggggagtttTGGGGGAAAGTctttaacagagattgtcatttctaatccaacataactttattttttaactgttgagatacaaaaataaacaaactgaaattaaatgtttcaatgaaatgttgtgaatgaatcaaataaaataatagtcaCTTGAAGGAGAGCAGACATTACAGAAGACATCAGCAAGCGAAGGCAAAGTGTATTTTaggtgttataaatgggattgttcatgttttattgtaagactttcattcattataaaatgtataattattaatacaattaaagaatttgaaatgttgtaaattacagtattcAGTGAATCATGTAaattatataatgaataataataataaatttggaAATTACATTGACAATTTTACAGTTTGGTAGATTTACCTCCAGCTCACCACCCTCAGACGAGTTTAGTTTTTGgcctttcataagaaaaagtttccCTGAAGCACCTCTGAAATAAACTTTAACTAAAAGTTTTAGATTGTGAGCAGGACAGCACACTGGTTCTCCCGCAGCATGTTTGTTCATCATTTCTATCTTAATGTGTCgatcattttcttttgtgtttctgtATTGTGTGAAGGTCAACCAGTCCACAGTTTATGCTGCTAAAATCTTTATTCAGTTTTGttcataaactatgtacaatatatacactgtgctcacgtcggctccaggtctcttgggtgAAGGTCTCTCAATGACggggtctcttctggtcgccgtgcgtctctggtgaagatggggagcgggaacgTTTCCCTCTGGCGTCCTGGACTGAAGATGCTGCACCagctgaggaagaggagggcagcggcttggtctggcaggagaaggacggcctctttttcttctcagcagcataggcctcactgaacagatcgagcgcaaacacacacaagcagacataatGTGAGATTTTCACAAACACTAAAACATGCTgcaatgccaagtacagtttactcacgcgtctatgatgggaatgacgtatttgCCGCTGCCGtccatcatgactccctttcggtttgggtcgtccacctccaacaggaagctgcggggaatccctgtgctcctccggatgcgcttgtgtggagcagagctgctgccctgtgaattcatgagtgacagtcaaacgacagagcaaacaatctgactgatggagacgagagctcaagttcacagcaaccataAGCTTAGAAAACCCAGTTACCCCTTTagaggggcagtgcctaatgtggtgtcctggGATCCCACAGTGAAAGCAGACATAGTTGGGTGGAAGAAGCCCAAGCAGTGTCATGGCCTCACTGaggaacatcagaaccatgagaatcagctctaaCATTTCTCACAaaccaaacctgtcagtgtctgaacgctcacctgctggagtagtagcacagactggactggtacatcaccgcttttagcttgtcctcctctgatgcctttgcctcagccaaattctcagtctgtttcacaggcatttgcacattagaattttattttactgGTCTGTTtaagaagctgtgtgtgtgtgtgtggggggggggggtgttttaCACTGAGTATTGATATTCTGCACTACATGTCATTATGACTCCTCAAATGCAAACACTGCAGTTCAATACAGAGCAGCACAGTGGggtgaattaatcatttgttcaataccttcaacagctgctccagtgagaggagtgaagaatCACCTGTTTGAGAAGATTTAGCTGatggtccagcttgatgtctgcaaaacaaaggagcttgtgtgactaaaacaccacagACAGACTCAAACTCTTGATATAACATCTATCAGAGGACGATTGCgcttatttcacatgacttacccaacaaatcttctgtttgatgACTTCAGTCCAGCAGCAGGGACCCGTCTGATGATGACAGATGTGTTTttggggatgagagcatcatcatctgtgtattctgacagcaaaataaagtttatatattaataatcatttaccatagtatactttgagtgccattagcattttaaaacactcaaaacatcACTATATGTCACCATCAGAGTCATGATAATAAATCACAGCTTCTACAAGTCTGTCTGATAACACATCTAATGTTAGTGTATTATAGTTTAAGTGGCTTTTCCTCATCTCACCTTCATCAGTTTGGgctttgctgatcttcagctggcagaaatTCAGCCTCTCgcgcctcatgatctgccgcttcagctctccCGCAGTGATGTTGAGGccctcaaactggagcgagtcgtaggagAGTCGACTCTG
It encodes the following:
- the LOC141376551 gene encoding E3 ubiquitin-protein ligase RBBP6-like isoform X1; its protein translation is MSCVHYRFQSRLSYDSLQFEGLNITAGELKRQIMRRERLNFCQLKISKAQTDEEYTDDDALIPKNTSVIIRRVPAAGLKSSNRRFVGHQAGPSAKSSQTGDSSLLSLEQLLKTENLAEAKASEEDKLKAVMYQSSLCYYSSSEAMTLLGLLPPNYVCFHCGIPGHHIRHCPSKGGSSSAPHKRIRRSTGIPRSFLLEVDDPNRKGVMMDGSGKYVIPIIDAEAYAAEKKKRPSFSCQTKPLPSSSSAGAASSVQDARGKRSRSPSSPETHGDQKRPRH
- the LOC141376551 gene encoding E3 ubiquitin-protein ligase RBBP6-like isoform X2: MSCVHYRFQSRLSYDSLQFEGLNITAGELKRQIMRRERLNFCQLKISKAQTDEEYTDDDALIPKNTSVIIRRVPAAGLKSSNRRFVGHQAGPSAKSSQTGDSSLLSLEQLLKTENLAEAKASEEDKLKAVMYQSSLCYYSSRAAALLHTSASGGAQGFPAASCWRWTTQTERES